CCATTGAATGTGATAAGTTCTGTCTTTGGAATTCCTGTGATCTTACTGATGCTTTTGAAGCAGAATAAGGTTTAATGTTTTTATTGGAAACGCGAAGGCGCAAGTTTTTTGCCTGCTTCATGCTTTAAGTCGCAAAGATTTTATCTACGATAAAATTGAATACAGTAATATATATTTAAATCCAAAATTGCACGCATAGAAACCTATTTGGTATTGATAGTCCTTTTGAAGTAGAGTAAAGTGTGATTTTTTTGTTGGATTAACGCCAAGACGCAAAATTATTTACCATCACCGTACTTTAAGGCGCAAAAGATTTTATCTATGATAAAACTGAATACTGTAATATATATTTAAATCTAAAATTGTACGCATAGAAACCTATTTGGTATTGATAGTCGTTTTGAAGTAGAGTAAAGTCTGATTTTTTTGTTGGATTAACGCCAAAGACTCAAAACTATTTACCAGCATCATGCTTTAAGGCACAAAATATTTTATCTACGATAAAATTGAATGTATATATCTAAAATATATTATTAAGTTATGCAATCACGCTTGCTGAAAATCTTTGATTTTCTTGCGCCTTAAAAATACACGTAACGCATAATAAATCCTTGCGTCTTTGCGATTACCCAACAAGAAAACTCTAATCAAAACATATATAATAACAAAAACACACTCCCATGCTTGCAAAAAAAATCTAATTTTCTAAAATATGATAAATCTTTTCTATATATGTATTTATCCAACAATCCTTATATTTATAATTACAAAAACACACAACAAATGACAGAAAACGAATTATCAAAAATTGTTTTTGATGCTGGTTTAAAAATTCACAAAAAGATTGGTTCAGGATTATTCGAAAATGTTTATGAGGAATGTATGTTCTATGAATTAACAAAATCAGGATTCTTAGTGGAAAGACAAAAACTGCTTCCTATTATTTATGAGGATTTGAAAATTGAAAATGCTTTCAGGCTTGATATGATTATAGAAAACAAAGTTATCTTAGAAATAAAAACTGTTGATTATATCAGCCCTGTTCATAAAGCTCAACTTCTAACTTATTTAAAAATGGCCAATTGTAAACTGGGTATGTTACTCAATTTTCAATCTGATGTTTTCAAAAATGGAATTTCAAGAATAGTAAATAATTTATAAAAATTTGACAAAGTCAAATTCCATGCGCCTTAAAACAGTATTTTTGTACTACAATCTGCAACTTTGCATTTTAACCAACATCAAGCATGCATATACAAATCAAACAAGCCAATATCGGATACAACAAAACATTAATTTCAAATGCTAATGCAGAATTAAAGCTTGGTGATGTATGCTTATTGATTGGAAATAATGGTGTAGGAAAAACGACTTTAATCAAATCTATTCTTCATCAGATTTCATTACTGGATGGAGAAATCTTAATTCATAATAAGAATGTAAAAAGACTTTCTGTAAAGGAAATTGCAGAGAATATTGCTATTGTTTTTTCAAAATCGGTTATTCCACAGCATTATACGGTAGAAGATCTTATTTCATTGGGAAAATACATCTACTACCCTTTTTATTTTGAATTGAAGAAGGAAGATCGTGAAGAGGTTGCTCACATTATTGAGGAACTGGAGCTTGGACAATACAAATATACACTCCTTAAAAATCTTTCAGATGGAAATCTTCAAAAAGCATTTATTGGACGTGCTATTACCCAAAACTCTCCTGTTATTATTCTGGATGAACCGACCACCCATTTAGATGAGAAAAATAAGATCATTATTTTGAAAACTCTGAGAAAGCTGGCAAAGGAACAAAACAAACTTATCTTATTTTCTTCACATGACTGGCGTCTGGCTAAGGAGTTTGCTGATAAAATATGGTATGTAAAAGACAAACAGCTTTATTCAGGAATTGTGGAGGACGTATTGCTTCAGCATGATGAGCTTACCAATGTTTCATTATTTCAAATACATGAGAGTTTTATTCCGCCACATATCTCTGCACCGCCCGTTCAGAAGGAAATGCTCTATTCTTTGCTTCAAAAAAACTTCTCAAAAGACCTTTCTTCTCTTCATTTTGAATTTCAGAACAGTTTTTGGGTAATTACTAACGATTCTCAGAAACAACAATGCGAATCCTTCGAAGAAATCATAAATTTCATTGAAAACATTTACTAATCAACAGTTTTCTTTAATTATTTCACATACTATGCATGCATAGTATTATGCAAATCATACAATTTAACTCTTTTACTATCAACTTATTAACAAAATTTAACGTTAATAAATATTATGCATGCATAATATTTACTAAATTTGGGTAAAACCATTAGCGCAAAAATGATGGATAATAATAAGGAAAAAATAGAAAACGTAGATTTAATTTTAAAGCAGACCTGGTTGGCTGTTTCTAAAATGTACACAGAATTGGCTCAGGAACATGATTCCACAGCAGTGCAAGCCCTCACCCTTCTTAAAATTGATCCCAAAGAAGGCACACGAAGTACGAATCTTGGACCTAAAATGGCCATTGAACCCACTTCCCTAACGAGAATTATTAAACTTTTGGAAGATAACGGATATATCTATAAGGAGAAAACCACCACAGATAAAAGAGAGGTGATTATCAAACTTACCGATAAAGGTTTAAACTCCAGAAATATGTCTAAAGAAGTAGTAGTCAACTTTAATAAAAAGGTGATGGAAAAGATCAGCCCGGAAAAGATGGATGCTTTCAAAGATGTGATGACTGAGATCATGAAAATAGCCAATGAGCTGCTCAATAACAGAAAATAAATTATCATGAACTGTACGGTTCATATAACCTTATAAATAATAAAAAAATAGATATGAAAAGAAGAATCAAACACGTAACAGTTCTTGGTTCA
This Chryseobacterium sp. G0162 DNA region includes the following protein-coding sequences:
- a CDS encoding ABC transporter ATP-binding protein encodes the protein MHIQIKQANIGYNKTLISNANAELKLGDVCLLIGNNGVGKTTLIKSILHQISLLDGEILIHNKNVKRLSVKEIAENIAIVFSKSVIPQHYTVEDLISLGKYIYYPFYFELKKEDREEVAHIIEELELGQYKYTLLKNLSDGNLQKAFIGRAITQNSPVIILDEPTTHLDEKNKIIILKTLRKLAKEQNKLILFSSHDWRLAKEFADKIWYVKDKQLYSGIVEDVLLQHDELTNVSLFQIHESFIPPHISAPPVQKEMLYSLLQKNFSKDLSSLHFEFQNSFWVITNDSQKQQCESFEEIINFIENIY
- a CDS encoding MarR family winged helix-turn-helix transcriptional regulator — encoded protein: MDNNKEKIENVDLILKQTWLAVSKMYTELAQEHDSTAVQALTLLKIDPKEGTRSTNLGPKMAIEPTSLTRIIKLLEDNGYIYKEKTTTDKREVIIKLTDKGLNSRNMSKEVVVNFNKKVMEKISPEKMDAFKDVMTEIMKIANELLNNRK
- a CDS encoding GxxExxY protein is translated as MTENELSKIVFDAGLKIHKKIGSGLFENVYEECMFYELTKSGFLVERQKLLPIIYEDLKIENAFRLDMIIENKVILEIKTVDYISPVHKAQLLTYLKMANCKLGMLLNFQSDVFKNGISRIVNNL